The Sebastes fasciatus isolate fSebFas1 chromosome 13, fSebFas1.pri, whole genome shotgun sequence genome includes a region encoding these proteins:
- the shisa9b gene encoding protein shisa-9B isoform X1, giving the protein MRRTELLLGYFLMKVMAEGEPGQTAEDDFMLVTGFNDSKPDTEVTESPHTEDKCRGYYDVMGQWDPPFVCQTGSYLYCCGTCGFRFCCAFQSSRLDQTTCKNYDTPPWMMTGRPPPKVDVSLDAAKDKTNLIVYVICGVVAIMALIGIFTKLGLEKTHRPHRENMSRALAHVIRHPASEHTDDIGLGQHYENLQTRVTVNSLHSNHMNNAAQASTLITQLYPAMGQITSPYEPQKPLKDLNKYATLKAVAEKANDSFYSNRRQVMEMTTKGSLPMEAVDMEPEPSNPYSPPRQLSAKQNGHKYKSPKNHSSQSLCYGSNTAASPGGLRSWESKDMLGLRQSYGPKRLCIIEKELHTTRYMPPQPYFVTNSKTEVTV; this is encoded by the exons ATGCGGCGCACTGAGCTGCTGCTCGGTTACTTTCTGATGAAAGTTATGGCGGAGGGCGAGCCGGGTCAGACCGCGGAGGATGACTTTATGCTGGTGACCGGGTTTAACGACTCCAAACCGGATACGGAGGTCACAGAGAGCCCGCACACTGAGGACAAGTGCCGAGGCTACTACGACGTGATGGGCCAGTGGGATCCTCCGTTCGTGTGCCAGACAGGCAGCTACCTGTACTGCTGCGGCACCTGTGGCTTCAGGTTCTGCTGCGCGTTTCAGAGCTCCCGGTTGGACCAGACCACCTGTAAGAACTACGACACCCCACCGTGGATGATGACAGGCAGACCTCCACCCAAAGTGGACGTATCGCTGGACGCAGCCAAGGATAAAACCAACCTCATTGTGTATGTCATATGTGGGGTCGTGGCCATAATGGCACTGATTGGGATTTTCACCAAGCTGGGTTTGGAAAAGACGCACCGTCCACACAGAGAGAATATGTCAAG AGCTCTTGCACACGTGATCCGCCATCCTGCCTCAGAACATACGGACGACATTGGACTCGGCCAGCACTACGAGAACCTACAGACCAGAGTCACAGTTAACAGTCTCC ACAGCAACCACATGAACAACGCAGCTCAAGCATCAACTTTGATAACACAGCTTTACCCGGCCATGGGACAGATCACCAGCCCCTATGAACCACAGAAGCCTCTCAAGGATCTCAACAAGTACGCCACGCTCAAGGCTGTGG CAGAGAAAGCTAATGACAGCTTCTACAGCAACCGGCGGCAAGTGATGGAGATGACAACCAAGGGCAGCCTTCCCATGGAAGCTGTGGATATGGAACCAGAGCCGAGTAATCCTTACAGCCCACCCAGACAGCTGTCTGCAAAGCAGAATGGACACAAGTACAAAAGCCCCAAGAACCACAGCTCCCAGTCGTTGTGCTACGGCTCCAACACTGCTGCCAGCCCGGGGGGGCTGAGATCCTGGGAGAGCAAAGACATGCTGGGGCTACGACAGAGCTATGGCCCAAAGAGACTCTGTATCATAGAGAAGGAGCTGCACACCACTCGCTACATGCCTCCACAACCATACTTTGTCACCAACAGCAAGACAGAAGTGACAGTATGA
- the shisa9b gene encoding protein shisa-9B isoform X2 produces the protein MRRTELLLGYFLMKVMAEGEPGQTAEDDFMLVTGFNDSKPDTEVTESPHTEDKCRGYYDVMGQWDPPFVCQTGSYLYCCGTCGFRFCCAFQSSRLDQTTCKNYDTPPWMMTGRPPPKVDVSLDAAKDKTNLIVYVICGVVAIMALIGIFTKLGLEKTHRPHRENMSRALAHVIRHPASEHTDDIGLGQHYENLQTRVTVNSLHSNHMNNAAQASTLITQLYPAMGQITSPYEPQKPLKDLNKYATLKAVEKANDSFYSNRRQVMEMTTKGSLPMEAVDMEPEPSNPYSPPRQLSAKQNGHKYKSPKNHSSQSLCYGSNTAASPGGLRSWESKDMLGLRQSYGPKRLCIIEKELHTTRYMPPQPYFVTNSKTEVTV, from the exons ATGCGGCGCACTGAGCTGCTGCTCGGTTACTTTCTGATGAAAGTTATGGCGGAGGGCGAGCCGGGTCAGACCGCGGAGGATGACTTTATGCTGGTGACCGGGTTTAACGACTCCAAACCGGATACGGAGGTCACAGAGAGCCCGCACACTGAGGACAAGTGCCGAGGCTACTACGACGTGATGGGCCAGTGGGATCCTCCGTTCGTGTGCCAGACAGGCAGCTACCTGTACTGCTGCGGCACCTGTGGCTTCAGGTTCTGCTGCGCGTTTCAGAGCTCCCGGTTGGACCAGACCACCTGTAAGAACTACGACACCCCACCGTGGATGATGACAGGCAGACCTCCACCCAAAGTGGACGTATCGCTGGACGCAGCCAAGGATAAAACCAACCTCATTGTGTATGTCATATGTGGGGTCGTGGCCATAATGGCACTGATTGGGATTTTCACCAAGCTGGGTTTGGAAAAGACGCACCGTCCACACAGAGAGAATATGTCAAG AGCTCTTGCACACGTGATCCGCCATCCTGCCTCAGAACATACGGACGACATTGGACTCGGCCAGCACTACGAGAACCTACAGACCAGAGTCACAGTTAACAGTCTCC ACAGCAACCACATGAACAACGCAGCTCAAGCATCAACTTTGATAACACAGCTTTACCCGGCCATGGGACAGATCACCAGCCCCTATGAACCACAGAAGCCTCTCAAGGATCTCAACAAGTACGCCACGCTCAAGGCTGTGG AGAAAGCTAATGACAGCTTCTACAGCAACCGGCGGCAAGTGATGGAGATGACAACCAAGGGCAGCCTTCCCATGGAAGCTGTGGATATGGAACCAGAGCCGAGTAATCCTTACAGCCCACCCAGACAGCTGTCTGCAAAGCAGAATGGACACAAGTACAAAAGCCCCAAGAACCACAGCTCCCAGTCGTTGTGCTACGGCTCCAACACTGCTGCCAGCCCGGGGGGGCTGAGATCCTGGGAGAGCAAAGACATGCTGGGGCTACGACAGAGCTATGGCCCAAAGAGACTCTGTATCATAGAGAAGGAGCTGCACACCACTCGCTACATGCCTCCACAACCATACTTTGTCACCAACAGCAAGACAGAAGTGACAGTATGA